In Serinus canaria isolate serCan28SL12 chromosome 5, serCan2020, whole genome shotgun sequence, the following proteins share a genomic window:
- the RASSF10 gene encoding ras association domain-containing protein 10: MEPEERKISVWICQEEKLISGLSRRTTCSDVVRVLLEDSHHRRQRPAPPEPAGGMLSGPPHSYCIVEKWRGFERILPNKTKILRLWVAWGDEQENVRFVLVRSEASLPNAGPRSAEARVVLSKERPGRGLGAARASLALTQERQRRVVRKAFRKLAKINKKRQQPLAREVSAAERMETLVHLVLSQDHTIRQQIQRLRELDREIDRYEAKIHLDRMKRHGVNYVQDTYLVGTGEPEPGREPGQPAAGRPEEDYARKCEEVLQLQEQRAQQEELLEHLAAEIQEELNERWMKRRREELELAAGPGLADTDCDTTELSGGEGELHLEHERVKTQLSTSLYIGLKLSTDLEAVKTDLDCTQRAWEDKERELQRLLETLGTLDVAEAAAEPRGAAGGGRPAAAAGGGWVEQARALRKDRADNDEDSDTGLSSMHSQDSDSLPVCESLV; the protein is encoded by the coding sequence ATGGAGCCCGAGGAGCGGAAGATCTCGGTGTGGATCTgccaggaggagaagctgaTCTCCGGGCTCTCCAGGCGGACCACCTGCTCGGACGTGGTGcgggtgctgctggaggacagCCACCACCGGCGGCAGCGCCCGGCGCCGCCCGAGCCCGCCGGCGGGATGCTGTCGGGGCCGCCGCACTCCTACTGCATCGTGGAGAAGTGGCGCGGCTTCGAGAGGATCCTGCCCAACAAGACGAAGATCCTGCGGCTCTGGGTGGCGTGGGGGGACGAGCAGGAGAACGTGCGCTTCGTGCTGGTGCGCAGCGAGGCTTCGCTGCCCAACGCCGGGCCGCGCAGCGCCGAGGCGCGGGTGGTGCTGAGCAAGGAGCGCCCCGGCCGCGGCCTGGGGGCGGCCCGCGCCAGCCTGGCGCTCACGCAGGAGCGGCAGCGGCGGGTGGTGCGGAAAGCCTTCCGCAAACTGGCCAAGATCAACAAGAAGCGGCAGCAGCCGCTGGCCCGGGAGGTCTCGGCGGCGGAGAGGATGGAGACGCTGGTGCACCTGGTGCTCTCGCAGGACCACACCATCCGACAGCAGATCCAGCGGCTCCGCGAGCTGGACCGCGAGATCGACAGGTACGAGGCCAAGATCCACCTGGACCGCATGAAGCGGCACGGCGTCAACTACGTGCAGGACACCTACCTGGTGGGCACGGGCGAGCccgagccgggccgggagcCGGGCCAgcccgccgccggccgccccGAGGAGGACTACGCCAGGAAGTGcgaggaggtgctgcagctgcaggagcagcgggcgcagcaggaggagctgctggagcacctggCCGCCGAGATCCAGGAGGAGCTCAACGAGCGCTGGATGAagcggcggcgggaggagctggagctggcggcggggcccgggctGGCCGACACGGACTGCGACACCACGGAGCTGAGCGGCGGCGAGGGCGAGCTGCACCTGGAGCACGAGCGGGTCAAGACCCAGCTGAGCACCAGCCTCTACATCGGCCTCAAGCTGAGCACCGATCTGGAGGCCGTCAAGACCGACCTGGACTGCACACAGCGGGCGTGGGAGGACAAGGAGCGGGAGCTGCAGCGCCTGCTGGAGACGCTGGGCACGCTGGACGtggcggaggcggcggcggagccgcgcggggcggcgggcggggggcggccggcggcggcggcggggggcggctGGGTGGAGCAGGCGCGGGCGCTGCGCAAGGACCGCGCCGACAACGACGAGGACTCGGACACGGGGCTGAGCTCCATGCACAGCCAGGACTCGGACTCGCTGCCCGTCTGCGAGTCCCTCGTGtag